In a genomic window of Physeter macrocephalus isolate SW-GA chromosome 14, ASM283717v5, whole genome shotgun sequence:
- the POLG2 gene encoding DNA polymerase subunit gamma-2 isoform X3 produces MRSSTAVRAGQNVCRCLLSGFSRVDGGQPEQLMEGSGSFVGPLRSHAELPPVSEPREGPESGGEESEALVEICQKRRFLSGTKRQLSRDSLLSGCHPGLGPLGIELRKNLAAEWWSSVVVFREQVFPVDALHHEPGPSLPGDSAFRLVSAETLREILQDKELSKEQLGAFLENLLKTSGKLRENLLHGALQHYVNYLDLINKRLPFGLAQVGVCFHPVSDTKQTSDGVKRIGEKTEASLVWFTSARTASQWLDFWLRHRLLWWRKFAVSPSNFSSSDCQDEAGQKGNKLYYNFPWGKEPIETLWNLGDHELLHMYPENVAQLHGRDGRKNVVPSVLSINGDLDRGMLAYLYDSFQLTENSFTRKKDLHRKVLKLHPCLAPIKVALDVGRGPTVELRQVCQGLFNELLENGISVWPGYLETVPSSLEHLYSKYDEMSILFTVLITEATLENGLIHLRSRDTTMKETMHISKGPQPSLEDCIPGLRSAGCTNWQHGMSILQLRLGHTGLRT; encoded by the exons ATGCGGTCCAGTACAGCCGTCAGGGCCGGCCAGAACGTCTGCAGGTGCCTGTTGTCTGGGTTTAGTCGAGTAGATGGGGGGCAACCGGAGCAGTTGATGGAAGGGAGCGGTTCCTTCGTAGGGCCCTTGAGGTCGCATGCGGAGCTGCCTCCGGTGAGCGAGCCGAGAGAAGGCCCCGAGTCTGGCGGCGAGGAGAGCGAGGCGCTGGTAGAGATCTGTCAGAAAAGGCGTTTTCTCAGTGGCACCAAGCGACAGCTTAGTCGAGATTCTCTTCTGAGCGGGTGCCACCCCGGCCTTGGCCCCTTGGGCATAGAGTTGCGGAAGAACCTGGCGGCGGAATGGTGGTCCTCGGTGGTGGTGTTCAGGGAGCAGGTCTTCCCCGTAGACGCCCTCCACCATGAACCAGGCCCTTCGCTGCCCGGGGACAGTGCCTTCAGGTTAGTTTCTGCAGAAACGCTACGCGAAATCTTGCAAGACAAAGAGCTGAGTAAGGAACAGCTAGGAGCATTTCTTGAGAACTTACTGAAAACTTCTGGGAAACTACGGGAGAACCTTCTTCACG GTGCCTTGCAGCACTATGTTAATTACCTGGATCTGATAAACAAGAGGCTACCTTTTGGCCTTGCTCAGGTTGGAGTGTGTTTTCATCCTGTTTCTGATACCAAGCAGACATCTGATGGTGTTAAAAG AATCGGTGAAAAGACTGAAGCTTCACTGGTATGGTTTACTTCAGCAAGAACTGCGAGCCAGTGGCTTGATTTCTGGTTACGTCATCGACTCCTGTGGTGGAGAAAG tttgctGTGAGTCCATCTAACTTCAGCAGCAGTGATTGTCAGGATGAAGCGggccaaaaaggaaacaaactttaCTACAATTTTCCGTGGGGAAAGGAGCCAATAGAAACCCTGTGGAATCTAGGAGATCATGAACTTTTACACATGTATCCTGAAAATGTAGCTCAATTACAC GGCAGAGATGGACGGAAAAATGTGGTTCCTTCTGTTTTATCCATAAATGGAGATCTAGACCGAGGCATGCTGGCATATCTCTACGATTCTTTCCAGCTAACAGAGAACTCCTTTACAAGAAAGAAAGATCTTCATAGAAAG GTGCTTAAACTTCACCCTTGCTTAGCCCCTATTAAGGTTGCTTTGGATGTGGGAAGAGGCCCAACAGTGGAACTAAGACAG GTTTGTCAAGGGCTATTTAATGAATTATTAGAAAATGGAATATCTGTGTGGCCTGGTTATTTGGAAACTGTGCCATCCTCATTGGAACATCTTTATTCAAA atatgatGAAATGAGTATCCTCTTCACAGTGTTGATTACTGAAGCTACTTTGGAGAACGGATTAATACATCTGAGAAGTAGAGACACCACAATGAAGGAAACGATGCATATATCCAAA GGGCCTCAGCCTTCACTGGAAGATTGTATTCCTGGGCTCAGATCAGCTGGCTGCACTAACTGGCAACATGGAATGTCTATACTGCAGTTGAG
- the POLG2 gene encoding DNA polymerase subunit gamma-2 isoform X1, with product MRSSTAVRAGQNVCRCLLSGFSRVDGGQPEQLMEGSGSFVGPLRSHAELPPVSEPREGPESGGEESEALVEICQKRRFLSGTKRQLSRDSLLSGCHPGLGPLGIELRKNLAAEWWSSVVVFREQVFPVDALHHEPGPSLPGDSAFRLVSAETLREILQDKELSKEQLGAFLENLLKTSGKLRENLLHGALQHYVNYLDLINKRLPFGLAQVGVCFHPVSDTKQTSDGVKRIGEKTEASLVWFTSARTASQWLDFWLRHRLLWWRKFAVSPSNFSSSDCQDEAGQKGNKLYYNFPWGKEPIETLWNLGDHELLHMYPENVAQLHGRDGRKNVVPSVLSINGDLDRGMLAYLYDSFQLTENSFTRKKDLHRKVLKLHPCLAPIKVALDVGRGPTVELRQVCQGLFNELLENGISVWPGYLETVPSSLEHLYSKYDEMSILFTVLITEATLENGLIHLRSRDTTMKETMHISKGPQPSLEDCIPGLRSAGCTNWQHGMSILQLSRGREGHVKMRQRLERCCHKPRNTRSHQKLEAASETSPPEPLEGAQLC from the exons ATGCGGTCCAGTACAGCCGTCAGGGCCGGCCAGAACGTCTGCAGGTGCCTGTTGTCTGGGTTTAGTCGAGTAGATGGGGGGCAACCGGAGCAGTTGATGGAAGGGAGCGGTTCCTTCGTAGGGCCCTTGAGGTCGCATGCGGAGCTGCCTCCGGTGAGCGAGCCGAGAGAAGGCCCCGAGTCTGGCGGCGAGGAGAGCGAGGCGCTGGTAGAGATCTGTCAGAAAAGGCGTTTTCTCAGTGGCACCAAGCGACAGCTTAGTCGAGATTCTCTTCTGAGCGGGTGCCACCCCGGCCTTGGCCCCTTGGGCATAGAGTTGCGGAAGAACCTGGCGGCGGAATGGTGGTCCTCGGTGGTGGTGTTCAGGGAGCAGGTCTTCCCCGTAGACGCCCTCCACCATGAACCAGGCCCTTCGCTGCCCGGGGACAGTGCCTTCAGGTTAGTTTCTGCAGAAACGCTACGCGAAATCTTGCAAGACAAAGAGCTGAGTAAGGAACAGCTAGGAGCATTTCTTGAGAACTTACTGAAAACTTCTGGGAAACTACGGGAGAACCTTCTTCACG GTGCCTTGCAGCACTATGTTAATTACCTGGATCTGATAAACAAGAGGCTACCTTTTGGCCTTGCTCAGGTTGGAGTGTGTTTTCATCCTGTTTCTGATACCAAGCAGACATCTGATGGTGTTAAAAG AATCGGTGAAAAGACTGAAGCTTCACTGGTATGGTTTACTTCAGCAAGAACTGCGAGCCAGTGGCTTGATTTCTGGTTACGTCATCGACTCCTGTGGTGGAGAAAG tttgctGTGAGTCCATCTAACTTCAGCAGCAGTGATTGTCAGGATGAAGCGggccaaaaaggaaacaaactttaCTACAATTTTCCGTGGGGAAAGGAGCCAATAGAAACCCTGTGGAATCTAGGAGATCATGAACTTTTACACATGTATCCTGAAAATGTAGCTCAATTACAC GGCAGAGATGGACGGAAAAATGTGGTTCCTTCTGTTTTATCCATAAATGGAGATCTAGACCGAGGCATGCTGGCATATCTCTACGATTCTTTCCAGCTAACAGAGAACTCCTTTACAAGAAAGAAAGATCTTCATAGAAAG GTGCTTAAACTTCACCCTTGCTTAGCCCCTATTAAGGTTGCTTTGGATGTGGGAAGAGGCCCAACAGTGGAACTAAGACAG GTTTGTCAAGGGCTATTTAATGAATTATTAGAAAATGGAATATCTGTGTGGCCTGGTTATTTGGAAACTGTGCCATCCTCATTGGAACATCTTTATTCAAA atatgatGAAATGAGTATCCTCTTCACAGTGTTGATTACTGAAGCTACTTTGGAGAACGGATTAATACATCTGAGAAGTAGAGACACCACAATGAAGGAAACGATGCATATATCCAAA GGGCCTCAGCCTTCACTGGAAGATTGTATTCCTGGGCTCAGATCAGCTGGCTGCACTAACTGGCAACATGGAATGTCTATACTGCAGTTGAG
- the POLG2 gene encoding DNA polymerase subunit gamma-2 isoform X2, whose product MRSSTAVRAGQNVCRCLLSGFSRVDGGQPEQLMEGSGSFVGPLRSHAELPPVSEPREGPESGGEESEALVEICQKRRFLSGTKRQLSRDSLLSGCHPGLGPLGIELRKNLAAEWWSSVVVFREQVFPVDALHHEPGPSLPGDSAFRLVSAETLREILQDKELSKEQLGAFLENLLKTSGKLRENLLHGALQHYVNYLDLINKRLPFGLAQVGVCFHPVSDTKQTSDGVKRIGEKTEASLVWFTSARTASQWLDFWLRHRLLWWRKFAVSPSNFSSSDCQDEAGQKGNKLYYNFPWGKEPIETLWNLGDHELLHMYPENVAQLHGRDGRKNVVPSVLSINGDLDRGMLAYLYDSFQLTENSFTRKKDLHRKVLKLHPCLAPIKVALDVGRGPTVELRQVCQGLFNELLENGISVWPGYLETVPSSLEHLYSKYDEMSILFTVLITEATLENGLIHLRSRDTTMKETMHISKGPQPSLEDCIPGLRSAGCTNWQHGMSILQLREHLQAAFWIFLPQSQ is encoded by the exons ATGCGGTCCAGTACAGCCGTCAGGGCCGGCCAGAACGTCTGCAGGTGCCTGTTGTCTGGGTTTAGTCGAGTAGATGGGGGGCAACCGGAGCAGTTGATGGAAGGGAGCGGTTCCTTCGTAGGGCCCTTGAGGTCGCATGCGGAGCTGCCTCCGGTGAGCGAGCCGAGAGAAGGCCCCGAGTCTGGCGGCGAGGAGAGCGAGGCGCTGGTAGAGATCTGTCAGAAAAGGCGTTTTCTCAGTGGCACCAAGCGACAGCTTAGTCGAGATTCTCTTCTGAGCGGGTGCCACCCCGGCCTTGGCCCCTTGGGCATAGAGTTGCGGAAGAACCTGGCGGCGGAATGGTGGTCCTCGGTGGTGGTGTTCAGGGAGCAGGTCTTCCCCGTAGACGCCCTCCACCATGAACCAGGCCCTTCGCTGCCCGGGGACAGTGCCTTCAGGTTAGTTTCTGCAGAAACGCTACGCGAAATCTTGCAAGACAAAGAGCTGAGTAAGGAACAGCTAGGAGCATTTCTTGAGAACTTACTGAAAACTTCTGGGAAACTACGGGAGAACCTTCTTCACG GTGCCTTGCAGCACTATGTTAATTACCTGGATCTGATAAACAAGAGGCTACCTTTTGGCCTTGCTCAGGTTGGAGTGTGTTTTCATCCTGTTTCTGATACCAAGCAGACATCTGATGGTGTTAAAAG AATCGGTGAAAAGACTGAAGCTTCACTGGTATGGTTTACTTCAGCAAGAACTGCGAGCCAGTGGCTTGATTTCTGGTTACGTCATCGACTCCTGTGGTGGAGAAAG tttgctGTGAGTCCATCTAACTTCAGCAGCAGTGATTGTCAGGATGAAGCGggccaaaaaggaaacaaactttaCTACAATTTTCCGTGGGGAAAGGAGCCAATAGAAACCCTGTGGAATCTAGGAGATCATGAACTTTTACACATGTATCCTGAAAATGTAGCTCAATTACAC GGCAGAGATGGACGGAAAAATGTGGTTCCTTCTGTTTTATCCATAAATGGAGATCTAGACCGAGGCATGCTGGCATATCTCTACGATTCTTTCCAGCTAACAGAGAACTCCTTTACAAGAAAGAAAGATCTTCATAGAAAG GTGCTTAAACTTCACCCTTGCTTAGCCCCTATTAAGGTTGCTTTGGATGTGGGAAGAGGCCCAACAGTGGAACTAAGACAG GTTTGTCAAGGGCTATTTAATGAATTATTAGAAAATGGAATATCTGTGTGGCCTGGTTATTTGGAAACTGTGCCATCCTCATTGGAACATCTTTATTCAAA atatgatGAAATGAGTATCCTCTTCACAGTGTTGATTACTGAAGCTACTTTGGAGAACGGATTAATACATCTGAGAAGTAGAGACACCACAATGAAGGAAACGATGCATATATCCAAA GGGCCTCAGCCTTCACTGGAAGATTGTATTCCTGGGCTCAGATCAGCTGGCTGCACTAACTGGCAACATGGAATGTCTATACTGCAGTTGAG
- the POLG2 gene encoding DNA polymerase subunit gamma-2 isoform X4, protein MRSSTAVRAGQNVCRCLLSGFSRVDGGQPEQLMEGSGSFVGPLRSHAELPPVSEPREGPESGGEESEALVEICQKRRFLSGTKRQLSRDSLLSGCHPGLGPLGIELRKNLAAEWWSSVVVFREQVFPVDALHHEPGPSLPGDSAFRLVSAETLREILQDKELSKEQLGAFLENLLKTSGKLRENLLHGALQHYVNYLDLINKRLPFGLAQVGVCFHPVSDTKQTSDGVKRIGEKTEASLVWFTSARTASQWLDFWLRHRLLWWRKFAVSPSNFSSSDCQDEAGQKGNKLYYNFPWGKEPIETLWNLGDHELLHMYPENVAQLHGRDGRKNVVPSVLSINGDLDRGMLAYLYDSFQLTENSFTRKKDLHRKVLKLHPCLAPIKVALDVGRGPTVELRQVCQGLFNELLENGISVWPGYLETVPSSLEHLYSKYDEMSILFTVLITEATLENGLIHLRSRDTTMKETMHISKLEYLYKRKHLICCLLRGASAFTGRLYSWAQISWLH, encoded by the exons ATGCGGTCCAGTACAGCCGTCAGGGCCGGCCAGAACGTCTGCAGGTGCCTGTTGTCTGGGTTTAGTCGAGTAGATGGGGGGCAACCGGAGCAGTTGATGGAAGGGAGCGGTTCCTTCGTAGGGCCCTTGAGGTCGCATGCGGAGCTGCCTCCGGTGAGCGAGCCGAGAGAAGGCCCCGAGTCTGGCGGCGAGGAGAGCGAGGCGCTGGTAGAGATCTGTCAGAAAAGGCGTTTTCTCAGTGGCACCAAGCGACAGCTTAGTCGAGATTCTCTTCTGAGCGGGTGCCACCCCGGCCTTGGCCCCTTGGGCATAGAGTTGCGGAAGAACCTGGCGGCGGAATGGTGGTCCTCGGTGGTGGTGTTCAGGGAGCAGGTCTTCCCCGTAGACGCCCTCCACCATGAACCAGGCCCTTCGCTGCCCGGGGACAGTGCCTTCAGGTTAGTTTCTGCAGAAACGCTACGCGAAATCTTGCAAGACAAAGAGCTGAGTAAGGAACAGCTAGGAGCATTTCTTGAGAACTTACTGAAAACTTCTGGGAAACTACGGGAGAACCTTCTTCACG GTGCCTTGCAGCACTATGTTAATTACCTGGATCTGATAAACAAGAGGCTACCTTTTGGCCTTGCTCAGGTTGGAGTGTGTTTTCATCCTGTTTCTGATACCAAGCAGACATCTGATGGTGTTAAAAG AATCGGTGAAAAGACTGAAGCTTCACTGGTATGGTTTACTTCAGCAAGAACTGCGAGCCAGTGGCTTGATTTCTGGTTACGTCATCGACTCCTGTGGTGGAGAAAG tttgctGTGAGTCCATCTAACTTCAGCAGCAGTGATTGTCAGGATGAAGCGggccaaaaaggaaacaaactttaCTACAATTTTCCGTGGGGAAAGGAGCCAATAGAAACCCTGTGGAATCTAGGAGATCATGAACTTTTACACATGTATCCTGAAAATGTAGCTCAATTACAC GGCAGAGATGGACGGAAAAATGTGGTTCCTTCTGTTTTATCCATAAATGGAGATCTAGACCGAGGCATGCTGGCATATCTCTACGATTCTTTCCAGCTAACAGAGAACTCCTTTACAAGAAAGAAAGATCTTCATAGAAAG GTGCTTAAACTTCACCCTTGCTTAGCCCCTATTAAGGTTGCTTTGGATGTGGGAAGAGGCCCAACAGTGGAACTAAGACAG GTTTGTCAAGGGCTATTTAATGAATTATTAGAAAATGGAATATCTGTGTGGCCTGGTTATTTGGAAACTGTGCCATCCTCATTGGAACATCTTTATTCAAA atatgatGAAATGAGTATCCTCTTCACAGTGTTGATTACTGAAGCTACTTTGGAGAACGGATTAATACATCTGAGAAGTAGAGACACCACAATGAAGGAAACGATGCATATATCCAAA CTAGAATacttatataaaagaaaacatctcATCTGCTGTTTGCTTAGAG GGGCCTCAGCCTTCACTGGAAGATTGTATTCCTGGGCTCAGATCAGCTGGCTGCACTAA
- the POLG2 gene encoding DNA polymerase subunit gamma-2 isoform X5: MRSSTAVRAGQNVCRCLLSGFSRVDGGQPEQLMEGSGSFVGPLRSHAELPPVSEPREGPESGGEESEALVEICQKRRFLSGTKRQLSRDSLLSGCHPGLGPLGIELRKNLAAEWWSSVVVFREQVFPVDALHHEPGPSLPGDSAFRLVSAETLREILQDKELSKEQLGAFLENLLKTSGKLRENLLHGALQHYVNYLDLINKRLPFGLAQVGVCFHPVSDTKQTSDGVKRIGEKTEASLVWFTSARTASQWLDFWLRHRLLWWRKFAVSPSNFSSSDCQDEAGQKGNKLYYNFPWGKEPIETLWNLGDHELLHMYPENVAQLHGRDGRKNVVPSVLSINGDLDRGMLAYLYDSFQLTENSFTRKKDLHRKVLKLHPCLAPIKVALDVGRGPTVELRQVCQGLFNELLENGISVWPGYLETVPSSLEHLYSKYDEMSILFTVLITEATLENGLIHLRSRDTTMKETMHISKVKDFLTKYISSAKNV; this comes from the exons ATGCGGTCCAGTACAGCCGTCAGGGCCGGCCAGAACGTCTGCAGGTGCCTGTTGTCTGGGTTTAGTCGAGTAGATGGGGGGCAACCGGAGCAGTTGATGGAAGGGAGCGGTTCCTTCGTAGGGCCCTTGAGGTCGCATGCGGAGCTGCCTCCGGTGAGCGAGCCGAGAGAAGGCCCCGAGTCTGGCGGCGAGGAGAGCGAGGCGCTGGTAGAGATCTGTCAGAAAAGGCGTTTTCTCAGTGGCACCAAGCGACAGCTTAGTCGAGATTCTCTTCTGAGCGGGTGCCACCCCGGCCTTGGCCCCTTGGGCATAGAGTTGCGGAAGAACCTGGCGGCGGAATGGTGGTCCTCGGTGGTGGTGTTCAGGGAGCAGGTCTTCCCCGTAGACGCCCTCCACCATGAACCAGGCCCTTCGCTGCCCGGGGACAGTGCCTTCAGGTTAGTTTCTGCAGAAACGCTACGCGAAATCTTGCAAGACAAAGAGCTGAGTAAGGAACAGCTAGGAGCATTTCTTGAGAACTTACTGAAAACTTCTGGGAAACTACGGGAGAACCTTCTTCACG GTGCCTTGCAGCACTATGTTAATTACCTGGATCTGATAAACAAGAGGCTACCTTTTGGCCTTGCTCAGGTTGGAGTGTGTTTTCATCCTGTTTCTGATACCAAGCAGACATCTGATGGTGTTAAAAG AATCGGTGAAAAGACTGAAGCTTCACTGGTATGGTTTACTTCAGCAAGAACTGCGAGCCAGTGGCTTGATTTCTGGTTACGTCATCGACTCCTGTGGTGGAGAAAG tttgctGTGAGTCCATCTAACTTCAGCAGCAGTGATTGTCAGGATGAAGCGggccaaaaaggaaacaaactttaCTACAATTTTCCGTGGGGAAAGGAGCCAATAGAAACCCTGTGGAATCTAGGAGATCATGAACTTTTACACATGTATCCTGAAAATGTAGCTCAATTACAC GGCAGAGATGGACGGAAAAATGTGGTTCCTTCTGTTTTATCCATAAATGGAGATCTAGACCGAGGCATGCTGGCATATCTCTACGATTCTTTCCAGCTAACAGAGAACTCCTTTACAAGAAAGAAAGATCTTCATAGAAAG GTGCTTAAACTTCACCCTTGCTTAGCCCCTATTAAGGTTGCTTTGGATGTGGGAAGAGGCCCAACAGTGGAACTAAGACAG GTTTGTCAAGGGCTATTTAATGAATTATTAGAAAATGGAATATCTGTGTGGCCTGGTTATTTGGAAACTGTGCCATCCTCATTGGAACATCTTTATTCAAA atatgatGAAATGAGTATCCTCTTCACAGTGTTGATTACTGAAGCTACTTTGGAGAACGGATTAATACATCTGAGAAGTAGAGACACCACAATGAAGGAAACGATGCATATATCCAAAGTAAAAGACTTTTTAACTAAATATATATCATCAGCTAAGAATGTATAG